The genomic stretch CAGCGGTGCACGCCGCTTCCCTTGGGGGCGCCAGTACAACGAGCGCCTGGCCAACCACGGCGACGACGGCCGGCCCGACGCCACCGACGGCTACCGCTACGCCGCCCCGGTGGACGCCTTCGCGGCCGGCCAGAGCGCCGACGGGCTGCTGAACATGGCGGGCAACGTGTGGGAGTGGACGCAAGACCGCTTCGAATACGAGGGCTATGGGGGCGGCCCCAGCGTGAACCCGCAGGGCAGTCCCAGCGGCGGGGAGCGGGTGGTGCGCGGCGGCTCCTGGCGCTCGGACGCCTACTCGCTGCGCGTCACGCACCGCGTCCCGGTGGGCGAGGGCTCACGCTTTCCGGACCTCGGCTTTCGCTGCGCGTACGACGTCCCCCAGCTCGCAGCCCGGGCCAAGTAGCGCCGCGGCGAGTCGCAGCTACACTGCGGCCATGCCTCGCGCGGACGAAAGCCAAGACGCGACGCCCCCCCAGAGCGACCCGGATGCGGTCGTCGCGCGGTCCGGGCGTTGCGCCATCGTGGGCCGACCCAACGTCGGGAAGTCCACGCTGCTGAACGCCTTGCTGCGCCAGAAGCTGGCCATCGCCACCCCGCGGCCGGGCACCACCCGCTCGGCCATCCTGGGTGTGTACAGCTCGGAAGACCCTCCCACGCAGATCGCCTTCGTGGACACGCCAGGCCTGCACCGCCCCAAGAGCGCCCTCGGCAAGGTGCTCATCGAGCAGGCCGAGCAGGGCCTCGCCAACGCCGACGTGGTCATCTTCATGACCGAGATCCCCGTCAAGCGTCCGCGCGAGGGCGAGGTGGAGCTGGTGCGCGAAGACGACATCCGCGTGCTCGAGATGATCCGCGACAGCCAGGCCCCCAAGATCCTCGCGGTCAACAAGGTGGACCTGCTCAAGGACAAGTCGCGCATGCTGCCGCTGCTGCAGGCCTATCAGCAGCAGATGAGCTTCGACGCGGTGGTGCCCATCTCCGCACGCAAGCGGCTGAACTTCGACGCGCTGCTGAGCGAGATCCGCAAGCACCTGCCCGTCGGCGCCATGTACGACGACGACTTCTTCACGGACCGCCCGGAGCGCTTCTTCGTGGCCGAGCTCATCCGTGAGGCCGTCATGAACCAGACGCGCCAAGAGGTGCCGCACGGCGCCGCATCGGTCATCGACGACTACGTGGTGGACGGCGGTCTCGTGCGCATCAAGGCCACCATCGTGGTCGAGAAGGCCTCGCACAAGGGCATCGTCATCGGCGCGCAAGGCGCGCGCATCAAGACCAT from Sandaracinaceae bacterium encodes the following:
- the era gene encoding GTPase Era, translated to MPRADESQDATPPQSDPDAVVARSGRCAIVGRPNVGKSTLLNALLRQKLAIATPRPGTTRSAILGVYSSEDPPTQIAFVDTPGLHRPKSALGKVLIEQAEQGLANADVVIFMTEIPVKRPREGEVELVREDDIRVLEMIRDSQAPKILAVNKVDLLKDKSRMLPLLQAYQQQMSFDAVVPISARKRLNFDALLSEIRKHLPVGAMYDDDFFTDRPERFFVAELIREAVMNQTRQEVPHGAASVIDDYVVDGGLVRIKATIVVEKASHKGIVIGAQGARIKTIGTNARQEIEKLLGQKVFLELWVKVIPGWTGDPNEARRLTTEVEQS